A genomic stretch from Desulfotomaculum sp. includes:
- a CDS encoding undecaprenyl-diphosphatase: ALLVGGTIGKLVEDALFNPLTVAAALVIGGIVLIIVEKGARFSTINSISALNYKTAFFIGLIQCLAMIPGTSRSAATIIGAMLLGASRSVAAEFSFFLAIPTMVAASAYSFLKADASLSAAEWQILSIGFVVSFLVAWLVIAAFMNYIKKKDFKPFGYYRIIVGLAVFYIAFMK; the protein is encoded by the coding sequence CTGCTTTGCTTGTTGGAGGAACAATAGGTAAGCTTGTGGAGGATGCATTATTCAATCCGCTTACTGTAGCAGCGGCATTGGTTATCGGAGGAATCGTACTGATTATCGTGGAGAAAGGCGCCCGATTCAGTACGATCAATTCAATTTCCGCACTTAACTATAAGACGGCCTTTTTTATTGGTTTAATACAGTGTCTGGCAATGATTCCAGGTACTTCACGGTCGGCAGCCACGATTATCGGCGCCATGCTTCTGGGGGCATCGAGGAGCGTTGCCGCTGAATTTTCATTCTTTCTGGCCATCCCCACCATGGTTGCCGCATCAGCCTATTCTTTTCTGAAAGCCGACGCAAGTTTGAGTGCAGCTGAATGGCAAATTCTAAGCATCGGATTTGTGGTTTCGTTCCTGGTAGCCTGGTTAGTAATTGCGGCATTTATGAATTACATAAAAAAGAAGGATTTCAAACCCTTTGGATACTACCGTATCATTGTCGGTCTCGCGGTGTTCTATATAGCATTTATGAAATAG